A region of Dehalococcoidales bacterium DNA encodes the following proteins:
- a CDS encoding valine--tRNA ligase: protein MTHVPQIEPEMPKAYEAVRVEPKWFRFWLEKDYFRAEIDPDKKPFTIMMPLPNVTGDLHMGHVCFLTPEDILTRWHRMKGDSALWLPGIDHSGIGAQVVVERILAEEGLTRQDIGREKFLERMHRWAEQCRKTITEQEQRLGSSCDWSRERYTLEEGPSRAVRTAFVRLYEKGLIYKGERIINWCPRCATAISDLEVDHKDLTGHLWYVRYPLTDGSGYITVATTRPETILGDTAVAVNPDDERFKDMVGKKVILPAVKREIPIIADDAVDAAFGTGAVKITPQHDPVDFEVAQRHNLPLVNILNNDATMNENAGPYEGMDRFTCREMIVADLEKDGLLVKIEPYSHSVGHCDRCQTIIEPLASKQWFVSMKPLAGPAIDSVVDGRIRILPERFIKVYLNWMENIRDWCISRQLWWGHRIPVWYCGKCDGHRIHLRLSDAVLRKHGLTETIHDYLALENTGLSRQEIADSIESGYVDLGTANIVAVEEPEVCPSCESRSLIQDTDVLDTWFSSALWPHSTLGWPDDTEDLRYFYPTSVMETGYDILPFWVARMIVMGLEDAGDIPFHTVYLHGLLRDAHGEKMSKVKGTGIDPIGVVNKYGADALRFAIMTGTSPGNDIKLGEEKVEAGRNFANKLWNATRFVVRSIESAGGDLTIEWDRLPREDRWILSRLNRTVSSVTGLLDDFQLGEALRQMHDFLWGEFCDWYIEIAKIRLNPEAGTSPSPIPVLVHALETSLRLLHPYMPFITEELWQHLRQRLPTDWQPTESIVVAYYPEVDTSTFDAEAERIMESVVEIVRAIRNVRTQHKVELARWVEANVFGGELTGSIREHAAAIETLARARPVTFHDNRQPEQASDNDIVLVLKETEVVIPMESMVDMVAERERLGKEIAEVAADVARLEARLKDQAFLSKAPEAVIEKERGRLTERKDRLERLRQELRRLT from the coding sequence ATGACACATGTCCCACAAATCGAACCGGAGATGCCCAAAGCCTACGAAGCCGTCAGAGTCGAGCCGAAGTGGTTCAGATTCTGGTTGGAGAAGGATTATTTCCGGGCCGAGATAGACCCCGATAAGAAGCCCTTTACTATAATGATGCCTCTACCCAACGTCACCGGCGACCTGCACATGGGGCACGTCTGCTTCCTGACCCCGGAGGACATCCTGACCCGCTGGCACCGGATGAAGGGCGATTCAGCCCTGTGGCTGCCCGGTATCGACCACTCAGGTATCGGTGCCCAGGTGGTCGTGGAGCGGATACTCGCAGAAGAAGGCCTTACCCGGCAAGATATCGGCCGTGAGAAGTTCCTCGAGAGAATGCACCGGTGGGCGGAGCAGTGCCGCAAGACCATAACCGAGCAGGAGCAGCGGCTGGGCTCTTCGTGCGACTGGAGTCGGGAGAGGTACACCCTGGAAGAAGGGCCCTCACGGGCAGTACGCACCGCCTTCGTCCGCCTCTACGAGAAAGGCCTCATCTACAAGGGAGAGCGCATCATCAACTGGTGTCCGCGTTGCGCCACCGCTATATCCGACCTCGAAGTGGACCACAAGGACCTGACCGGCCACCTCTGGTACGTCCGCTACCCTCTTACGGATGGTAGCGGCTACATCACTGTGGCCACGACACGACCGGAGACCATCCTCGGTGATACCGCCGTAGCCGTGAACCCCGACGATGAGCGGTTCAAGGACATGGTAGGCAAGAAGGTCATTCTGCCCGCCGTCAAACGCGAGATACCCATAATCGCCGACGACGCCGTCGACGCCGCATTCGGTACCGGTGCCGTCAAGATAACCCCGCAGCACGACCCTGTGGACTTCGAGGTAGCCCAGCGCCACAACCTTCCCCTGGTGAACATTCTTAACAACGATGCCACCATGAACGAGAACGCCGGGCCTTATGAAGGCATGGACCGGTTTACCTGCCGTGAAATGATAGTAGCCGACCTGGAAAAAGACGGCTTGCTCGTGAAGATAGAGCCCTACTCCCACTCGGTCGGGCACTGTGACCGTTGCCAGACAATCATCGAGCCGCTGGCCAGCAAACAGTGGTTCGTCAGCATGAAGCCGCTGGCCGGACCGGCGATAGACTCCGTGGTGGACGGCCGTATCAGAATCCTCCCGGAACGCTTCATCAAGGTCTACCTGAACTGGATGGAGAACATCCGCGACTGGTGTATCAGCCGCCAACTCTGGTGGGGGCACAGAATCCCGGTCTGGTACTGCGGGAAGTGCGATGGCCACAGGATTCACCTCAGGCTTTCGGATGCGGTCCTGAGGAAGCACGGTCTGACCGAAACCATACATGACTACTTGGCGCTGGAAAACACGGGCCTAAGTCGGCAGGAGATAGCGGACAGTATAGAGTCGGGCTACGTCGACCTGGGGACGGCCAATATAGTAGCGGTGGAGGAACCGGAGGTGTGCCCTAGCTGCGAAAGCCGGAGTCTCATCCAGGACACGGATGTGCTTGACACCTGGTTCAGCTCCGCGCTGTGGCCTCATTCCACACTGGGGTGGCCGGACGACACCGAGGACCTGCGCTACTTCTACCCCACCTCGGTCATGGAGACCGGCTATGACATACTCCCCTTCTGGGTTGCACGGATGATTGTGATGGGGCTGGAAGACGCAGGCGACATCCCCTTCCACACCGTCTACCTGCACGGCCTGCTGCGCGACGCCCACGGCGAGAAGATGAGCAAGGTCAAGGGCACGGGCATTGACCCGATAGGCGTCGTCAACAAGTATGGTGCCGATGCCCTGCGCTTTGCCATCATGACCGGCACATCCCCCGGAAATGACATCAAGCTGGGAGAGGAGAAAGTGGAGGCGGGCCGCAATTTCGCCAACAAGCTCTGGAACGCCACCCGGTTCGTCGTCAGGAGCATCGAGTCCGCAGGCGGCGACCTCACCATAGAGTGGGACCGACTTCCCCGTGAAGACCGCTGGATTCTCAGTCGGTTGAACCGTACCGTGTCCAGTGTCACCGGTCTCCTGGATGACTTCCAGCTCGGTGAAGCCCTAAGGCAGATGCACGATTTCCTGTGGGGCGAGTTCTGTGACTGGTATATCGAGATAGCCAAGATACGCCTTAACCCCGAAGCCGGTACGTCTCCCTCCCCGATACCCGTGCTGGTGCACGCGCTGGAGACATCGCTCCGCTTGCTGCACCCCTACATGCCCTTCATCACCGAGGAGTTGTGGCAGCACCTGAGACAACGCCTGCCCACCGACTGGCAACCCACGGAATCGATAGTGGTAGCGTATTATCCGGAGGTTGACACGAGTACTTTCGATGCCGAGGCAGAGCGCATCATGGAATCCGTGGTGGAGATAGTGCGCGCCATCCGCAACGTCCGCACGCAGCATAAGGTAGAACTGGCACGGTGGGTCGAGGCCAATGTTTTCGGTGGTGAGTTGACCGGGTCTATCCGGGAGCACGCAGCGGCTATCGAGACCCTGGCCAGGGCCAGGCCGGTGACCTTCCACGATAACCGCCAGCCGGAGCAAGCCAGCGACAACGATATCGTTCTGGTGCTGAAGGAGACCGAGGTCGTCATCCCGATGGAGAGCATGGTTGACATGGTCGCGGAACGGGAGCGCCTCGGCAAGGAGATAGCAGAGGTCGCGGCGGATGTTGCCCGACTGGAAGCCAGGCTGAAGGACCAGGCATTTCTAAGCAAGGCACCGGAAGCCGTTATCGAAAAGGAACGTGGTCGACTTACCGAGCGAAAGGACAGGCTGGAAAGACTGCGGCAGGAACTCAGGCGGCTGACTTAG
- the glyA gene encoding serine hydroxymethyltransferase has translation MSFINKIDSETGRILGLERKRQKETINLIASENYASRAVLEAQGSFVTSKYAEGYPLRRYYGGCENMDLLESLAIERAKELFAAEHANVQPHSGAQANMAAYFALLKQGDTVMAMPLAHGGHLTHGDAVSFSGKLYNFIGYGVDRETERIDYREMERLALEHKPRLIVAGASSYPRVIDFERFRYVADMVGAKLMVDMAHIAGLVAVGLHSSPVPYADVITSTTHKTLRGPRSGFILCRKELAAALDAAVFPETQGGPQMHAITAKAVVFFEAMQPEFVNYQRATLDNAKVLAGELHQLGWRLVSGGTDNHMIMVDLSETGVTGKNAQEALEATGIITNRNSIPFDKRPPWASSGIRLGTPAVTTRGFGTEEMKQIAALMVRVVSNIGNTEVRDQVAGEVRSLSSRFPVPGIDD, from the coding sequence ATGAGCTTTATAAACAAGATTGACTCCGAAACGGGACGAATTCTGGGACTGGAGAGAAAACGCCAGAAAGAGACAATCAACCTTATTGCTTCGGAGAACTATGCCAGCCGGGCTGTGCTGGAGGCCCAGGGGTCGTTTGTCACCAGCAAGTACGCCGAAGGCTACCCGCTGCGGCGCTATTACGGTGGCTGTGAGAACATGGACCTGCTGGAGAGCCTGGCAATCGAGCGGGCCAAAGAACTGTTTGCCGCCGAACACGCCAATGTCCAACCACACAGCGGGGCCCAGGCAAACATGGCGGCCTATTTTGCTTTACTGAAGCAGGGCGATACCGTCATGGCCATGCCGCTTGCTCACGGTGGCCATCTTACTCACGGCGATGCAGTGAGCTTCTCAGGGAAGTTGTACAACTTCATAGGATACGGTGTCGACCGGGAGACGGAGAGAATCGACTACCGGGAGATGGAAAGGCTCGCTCTGGAGCATAAGCCCAGGCTGATTGTTGCCGGGGCCAGTTCCTACCCGAGGGTCATTGACTTCGAGCGGTTCCGGTACGTTGCGGATATGGTCGGGGCAAAGCTGATGGTGGATATGGCGCACATCGCCGGACTGGTAGCCGTTGGTCTTCATTCCAGTCCTGTTCCATATGCCGATGTGATTACTTCAACAACACACAAGACACTGCGTGGTCCCCGTAGCGGTTTCATTCTCTGTAGAAAAGAGCTGGCGGCAGCGCTCGATGCCGCAGTTTTCCCGGAAACGCAGGGCGGTCCCCAGATGCATGCCATCACCGCCAAGGCGGTAGTCTTTTTCGAGGCGATGCAGCCGGAGTTCGTCAACTACCAGAGGGCCACACTGGATAACGCGAAGGTTCTGGCCGGAGAACTCCACCAACTGGGGTGGCGGCTGGTATCCGGTGGTACGGACAACCACATGATAATGGTGGACCTCTCCGAGACCGGTGTCACCGGCAAGAATGCGCAGGAAGCCCTGGAGGCCACCGGTATTATCACCAACCGGAACAGTATCCCGTTTGACAAGCGTCCGCCGTGGGCGTCCAGCGGTATCCGGCTGGGCACTCCGGCAGTAACCACACGTGGCTTCGGCACGGAGGAGATGAAGCAGATTGCCGCACTGATGGTACGCGTGGTGAGCAATATCGGGAATACAGAGGTCCGGGACCAGGTAGCCGGGGAAGTACGAAGCCTGTCTTCGCGATTCCCGGTACCCGGAATAGACGACTGA
- a CDS encoding methyltransferase domain-containing protein yields the protein MDAHLERYELFGWDYPYLNPLADKEIAWYTKSARRTGGPVLELTCGTARLLTAIARAGYTVEGIDLSQNMIDIASERVSGMPSEVASRIFLHRADMTDFQLDRHFGLVIIADNSFRELNTGK from the coding sequence GTGGATGCGCACCTTGAACGATACGAGTTGTTCGGTTGGGACTATCCATATCTAAATCCTCTTGCGGATAAAGAGATTGCCTGGTATACGAAGTCCGCGCGGAGAACCGGCGGCCCAGTCTTGGAACTTACCTGTGGCACGGCTCGACTGCTCACAGCGATTGCCCGGGCTGGTTATACAGTCGAAGGCATTGACCTGTCACAAAACATGATTGATATAGCCAGCGAGCGTGTTTCTGGAATGCCTTCTGAAGTTGCATCCCGGATTTTTCTGCATCGTGCGGACATGACTGATTTTCAGCTTGACAGACATTTTGGCCTCGTCATCATCGCGGATAATTCCTTTCGTGAACTTAATACCGGGAAATAA
- a CDS encoding DUF2007 domain-containing protein — translation MSNSERLVEVYRARGEAEANIIKGLLESYGIPCLLRSLAAPSVHAFAIDGMGEVRVMVNESTADEARELVR, via the coding sequence TTGAGCAACAGTGAACGTCTTGTTGAGGTGTACCGGGCGAGAGGTGAGGCCGAAGCGAACATCATCAAGGGCTTGCTGGAGAGCTACGGGATACCCTGTCTGCTGAGGTCGTTGGCGGCACCTTCGGTGCATGCCTTCGCCATTGACGGGATGGGTGAGGTTCGGGTCATGGTCAATGAGTCTACCGCAGATGAAGCCAGAGAACTGGTGAGATAG
- the secA gene encoding preprotein translocase subunit SecA: MLDSNEKELKRLQLLVAKINELEPEFERLSDEALHAKTNEFKGRCQAGSTPDELLPEAFAAVREAAKRTLKQRHFDVQLMGGIVLHQGKIAEMKTGEGKTLVATLPLYLNALTGRGCHLVTVNDYLCKWQSRWMGPIYHALGVSVASLQHESSFVYDPTHETDDKTWSFMRPVSRREAYQADITYGTNNEFGFDYLRDNMVVELERCVQRPLHYAIVDEVDNILIDEARTPLIISGPAEEAEQKYQVFARLVPRLRQDEHFTIDEKRRAVSLTDDGINAVETALSRDGVLKSPSLYDPANASLTRYMDNALKAQLLYHRDVEYVVRDGQVVIVDEFTGRLMFGRRFSGGLHQAIEAKERVKVQRESMTYATITFQNYFRMYEKLAGMTGTAITEAEEFHKIYKLEVVVVPTNEPMIREDFTDQIYKDENAKFNAVVREVEQFHNEKRPVLIGTVSIEKSEDLSARLTRKGVRHQVLNAKLHEKEAGIIAQAGRLGTVTVATNMAGRGVDIVLGGNPEDRDQKEWQQEHDDVVGLGGLHIVGTERHEARRIDNQLRGRAGRQGDPGSSRFYVSLEDDVMKRFGGDRVKGVMEWAGIGEDTPIENRLVNRSIESAQVNVEGYNFDIRKHLVDYDDVINAQRELIYSERSKIISGADLKANIQDMVAQEIQGVVGSFTRNENPEEDMAGLLTEVATVMPLPPTIDAGALTELKPRQIEDKLIEIGESVYEQREQELGADNMRMLERLLMLRIIDSLWVEHLTEMDYMRQGIGLQAYAQRDPLVAYKREGAAQFQALLDSIRHDVIHSIFHVSLAREPVQRQVPKEMAKMIASRGDDGPRQPQKVKVAGKKIGRNDPCPCGSGKKYKHCCGK, encoded by the coding sequence ATGCTTGATTCCAACGAGAAGGAGTTGAAGCGTCTCCAGCTACTGGTGGCGAAGATAAATGAGCTTGAACCGGAGTTCGAGCGACTCAGTGATGAGGCGCTTCATGCCAAGACGAACGAGTTCAAGGGACGGTGTCAAGCGGGGAGCACGCCGGATGAACTATTACCGGAGGCCTTTGCCGCCGTGCGGGAAGCGGCCAAGCGGACTCTGAAACAGCGCCATTTCGATGTCCAGCTTATGGGCGGTATCGTTCTGCACCAGGGTAAGATTGCCGAGATGAAGACCGGCGAGGGTAAGACCCTGGTGGCCACGTTGCCGCTCTATCTCAATGCTCTGACCGGTCGGGGCTGCCACCTGGTCACCGTGAACGATTACCTATGCAAATGGCAATCGCGCTGGATGGGGCCGATATACCATGCCCTGGGTGTCAGTGTCGCCAGCCTCCAGCACGAGTCCTCGTTTGTCTATGACCCCACCCACGAAACAGATGACAAGACCTGGAGTTTCATGCGTCCGGTCTCGCGCCGGGAGGCGTACCAGGCCGATATTACCTACGGCACCAACAACGAGTTCGGGTTTGATTACCTGCGCGACAACATGGTTGTCGAACTGGAACGGTGTGTGCAGCGTCCGCTGCACTATGCCATTGTTGACGAGGTGGACAACATCCTCATCGATGAAGCGCGTACCCCGCTGATTATCAGCGGCCCGGCTGAAGAGGCGGAACAGAAGTACCAGGTCTTTGCCCGGCTTGTCCCCCGGCTGCGCCAGGACGAGCACTTCACCATAGATGAAAAGCGGCGTGCGGTTAGCCTGACTGACGATGGCATCAATGCCGTCGAGACAGCGCTGTCCCGTGATGGCGTCCTGAAGTCGCCCAGTCTCTACGACCCGGCGAATGCATCCCTGACGCGCTATATGGACAACGCACTCAAGGCACAACTGCTCTACCATCGGGATGTCGAGTACGTGGTACGGGATGGCCAGGTGGTCATTGTCGACGAGTTCACCGGACGTCTGATGTTCGGCCGTCGTTTTTCGGGGGGACTGCACCAGGCGATTGAGGCCAAAGAGCGGGTGAAGGTACAGCGGGAGAGCATGACCTATGCTACCATCACCTTCCAGAACTACTTCCGTATGTACGAAAAGCTGGCTGGAATGACGGGCACGGCGATTACCGAGGCAGAGGAGTTCCACAAGATATACAAGCTTGAAGTGGTGGTTGTCCCCACCAACGAGCCGATGATTCGGGAAGATTTTACCGACCAGATATACAAGGACGAAAATGCCAAGTTTAACGCAGTTGTGCGGGAGGTTGAGCAGTTTCATAACGAGAAGCGGCCGGTGCTCATCGGCACGGTCTCCATTGAGAAGTCGGAAGACCTGAGTGCGCGGCTGACGAGGAAAGGGGTCCGGCACCAGGTACTGAATGCCAAATTGCACGAGAAGGAAGCCGGTATCATTGCTCAGGCGGGCCGGCTGGGTACCGTGACCGTTGCTACCAACATGGCGGGGCGCGGTGTTGATATCGTCCTCGGCGGCAATCCCGAAGACCGGGATCAGAAGGAATGGCAGCAGGAACATGACGATGTAGTCGGCCTGGGCGGACTCCACATAGTGGGCACCGAGCGCCATGAGGCAAGACGTATCGACAACCAGCTCCGGGGTAGAGCGGGACGGCAGGGCGACCCGGGAAGCTCCCGCTTCTACGTGTCCCTGGAAGATGACGTGATGAAGCGTTTTGGCGGCGACCGCGTGAAGGGCGTCATGGAGTGGGCCGGTATTGGCGAAGACACACCCATTGAGAACCGGCTGGTGAACCGTTCCATCGAGAGTGCCCAGGTCAACGTGGAGGGCTACAACTTCGACATACGGAAACACCTGGTCGACTATGACGATGTAATCAACGCCCAGCGCGAGCTTATCTACAGCGAGCGCAGCAAGATTATCAGCGGCGCCGACCTCAAGGCTAACATCCAGGACATGGTGGCCCAGGAGATACAGGGAGTCGTGGGCAGCTTTACGCGGAATGAGAACCCTGAAGAGGATATGGCCGGCTTGCTTACCGAGGTCGCCACGGTTATGCCGTTACCCCCGACCATCGATGCCGGTGCTCTCACCGAGTTGAAGCCCAGGCAGATTGAGGATAAGCTCATTGAGATTGGAGAGTCTGTCTACGAGCAACGGGAGCAGGAACTGGGTGCGGACAACATGAGGATGCTGGAGCGTCTGCTGATGCTGCGCATCATCGACAGCCTCTGGGTGGAGCACCTTACCGAGATGGACTACATGCGCCAGGGGATAGGGCTTCAAGCGTATGCCCAGCGTGACCCTCTGGTGGCCTACAAGCGTGAAGGCGCCGCCCAGTTCCAGGCCCTGCTGGACAGTATCCGGCATGATGTCATCCACTCTATCTTCCATGTTAGTCTTGCCAGGGAACCGGTGCAAAGGCAGGTGCCGAAGGAGATGGCGAAAATGATTGCCAGCCGGGGCGATGATGGCCCCAGGCAGCCACAGAAGGTGAAGGTGGCCGGTAAGAAGATAGGGCGCAACGACCCCTGCCCCTGTGGCAGCGGCAAGAAGTACAAGCACTGCTGTGGTAAGTGA
- a CDS encoding ribose-phosphate pyrophosphokinase, producing MDDLKVFTGNAHPALAQAIADYLGMPLGKAEVFEFTNENIFVRILDNVRERDTFVVQPICSPVSKSLVELLIMIDALKRASASRITAVIPYYGYGRTDHKDQPRVPITARLVADLLTTAGANRVLTVDLHSSQIQGFFNIPVDELTALTLQSDYFREKGLEDLVVVATDIGISKRARDLAARLYAPLAIMEKRRLDNSGSSEILNVIGDVKGKVALAFDDEILTGGSILNAVNTVLDKGAREVYICCTHPLLTPPAAERIVASPVKEVVVTDTIPVTGEKKLDKVTVLPIAPLLGEAIHRIHTGLSVGAMFEQQ from the coding sequence ATGGACGACCTGAAAGTGTTCACTGGTAATGCCCACCCCGCTCTGGCGCAGGCAATTGCCGATTACCTGGGTATGCCTCTGGGGAAAGCCGAGGTCTTCGAGTTCACCAACGAGAACATCTTCGTGCGAATCCTGGATAACGTTCGGGAGAGGGATACCTTTGTTGTCCAGCCCATCTGCTCCCCGGTCAGCAAGAGCCTGGTGGAGTTGCTGATTATGATTGACGCTCTGAAGAGGGCCTCGGCAAGCCGGATTACGGCGGTGATTCCTTACTATGGCTACGGCCGCACGGACCACAAGGACCAGCCCCGGGTCCCGATTACTGCCCGGTTGGTGGCGGACTTACTGACCACCGCCGGCGCCAATCGTGTACTCACGGTTGACCTGCATTCCTCTCAGATACAGGGCTTTTTCAACATCCCGGTTGACGAACTTACCGCCCTCACCCTGCAGAGCGACTACTTCAGGGAGAAGGGCCTGGAGGACCTGGTGGTAGTGGCCACTGATATCGGTATTTCCAAACGGGCTCGGGACCTGGCCGCCAGGCTGTATGCGCCTTTGGCCATCATGGAGAAACGTCGCCTGGACAACAGTGGCAGTAGCGAAATACTCAATGTTATCGGCGATGTAAAGGGGAAAGTAGCCCTGGCCTTTGATGACGAGATTCTCACCGGAGGCTCCATACTCAATGCCGTCAATACGGTGCTGGACAAGGGGGCCAGAGAGGTCTACATTTGCTGTACGCATCCTCTCTTGACCCCTCCGGCAGCGGAGAGAATAGTGGCAAGCCCGGTCAAGGAAGTTGTCGTCACTGACACCATCCCGGTAACCGGTGAGAAGAAGCTGGACAAGGTCACCGTGCTGCCTATCGCCCCTCTGCTGGGCGAGGCTATTCACCGTATCCATACCGGACTTTCCGTGGGGGCGATGTTTGAGCAACAGTGA
- a CDS encoding SDR family oxidoreductase: protein MKLEGKVAVVTAAGRGIGRAIALCLAREGADLAVNSYQEETTAAVVAEIKGMDRRALALPGDITRVEVVERVINSTVAAFGRIDILVNNVGGGPPVPKEPDSGSLGRVVAEWDGMYEQNLRAPVLMCRAIAPHFMAQKSGKIVNISSVSGRDTYTSHTSPLSYAAMKAGLLRFTHSLAEELGPYDVNVNCVCPGYVYTDTWKRSAQRMVETRPEYKGMTPREWFDALNEGKFPELAPPTPLGREQTAEDIAEAVLFLVSNEGKNITGQTLNVDGGRNRN from the coding sequence ATGAAACTGGAAGGTAAGGTAGCCGTGGTTACCGCGGCAGGACGGGGAATCGGTCGGGCCATCGCCCTCTGTCTTGCCAGGGAAGGAGCGGACCTTGCCGTCAACTCCTACCAGGAAGAAACGACGGCGGCCGTCGTGGCCGAGATTAAGGGCATGGACAGGCGTGCTCTGGCGCTACCCGGCGATATCACCAGGGTAGAAGTGGTCGAGCGTGTCATCAATAGCACTGTCGCTGCCTTCGGCAGGATAGACATCCTGGTGAACAATGTCGGAGGCGGTCCGCCGGTCCCGAAGGAACCCGATAGCGGTTCTCTGGGCCGTGTCGTGGCGGAGTGGGACGGGATGTATGAGCAGAACCTCAGGGCGCCCGTGCTGATGTGCCGTGCGATTGCTCCCCATTTCATGGCGCAGAAGAGCGGTAAAATCGTGAACATATCGTCGGTATCCGGGCGTGACACCTACACCTCACACACATCACCGCTGTCCTACGCCGCCATGAAGGCCGGCCTGCTCCGGTTCACTCACTCGCTGGCGGAGGAGCTAGGCCCATACGATGTCAACGTCAACTGTGTCTGTCCGGGATACGTCTACACGGATACCTGGAAGAGAAGCGCGCAGAGGATGGTCGAGACCAGGCCGGAGTACAAGGGCATGACGCCGCGAGAGTGGTTCGATGCCCTGAACGAGGGAAAGTTCCCCGAGCTTGCCCCCCCGACTCCGCTGGGGAGAGAGCAGACGGCAGAGGACATCGCCGAGGCGGTCCTGTTTCTGGTTTCCAACGAGGGGAAGAATATCACCGGCCAGACGCTGAACGTTGACGGCGGGCGCAACCGGAACTAG
- a CDS encoding thiolase family protein gives MKEAVIVDACRSAIGRAGDRGVYRAVGPNDLMVPVLNAILERNKLDPNLVDEIVIGSAGTVSGAMTRNILLVAGFPNTVAGSDTARQCASSSNAVAIAAHYIINDDADIIIAGGLETMDRRGPVQPSQIGRRGAGGGPGDLSRLLGSQQKEEYPEGWKTAKVLPPFLPEGIPMWIYDMGRTAEELSERYGISREDSDAFALTSHDKALAAQDNGLFKDEIVPITIKYEDGSTEVIDTDQCPRRGTTLEKIAAVPAAYKENGLVSAANSCPRSDGAGAVLIMSKDKAKELGYKPMCTFRHAVAIGVDPTVMGIGPVPSTQKILKRTGMSITDFDIIEINEAFACQVVYSMRELGMGPKEAEKLNPKGGAIAIGHPLGMTGSRQTAVIAHEMVRRDLEWGLATLCVGGGQGMATIFQRENYS, from the coding sequence ATGAAGGAAGCAGTAATCGTAGACGCCTGCCGCTCAGCCATTGGACGGGCAGGAGACCGCGGGGTATACCGGGCTGTCGGTCCCAACGACCTGATGGTACCGGTACTGAACGCAATACTGGAAAGGAACAAGCTGGACCCAAATCTGGTCGATGAAATCGTTATCGGGTCAGCAGGAACAGTCAGCGGGGCGATGACCAGGAACATACTGCTGGTAGCTGGCTTTCCCAACACCGTAGCCGGTAGTGACACTGCCCGCCAGTGCGCTTCATCTTCCAACGCCGTGGCAATTGCGGCCCATTACATCATCAATGACGATGCCGACATCATCATCGCCGGCGGGTTGGAGACCATGGACCGCCGCGGGCCGGTACAGCCCTCACAGATCGGACGTCGTGGAGCCGGTGGAGGGCCCGGTGATCTGTCACGGCTTCTAGGCAGCCAGCAGAAGGAGGAGTATCCCGAAGGCTGGAAGACGGCCAAAGTGTTACCGCCATTCCTGCCCGAGGGGATACCGATGTGGATTTACGACATGGGACGCACTGCCGAGGAGCTTTCCGAGCGGTACGGTATCAGCAGGGAGGACTCGGATGCCTTTGCCCTGACCAGCCATGATAAGGCTCTTGCCGCTCAGGATAACGGGCTTTTCAAGGATGAGATTGTCCCTATCACAATCAAGTATGAGGACGGCAGTACCGAGGTGATTGACACCGACCAGTGCCCCAGACGTGGCACAACTCTGGAGAAGATTGCGGCCGTACCCGCCGCCTACAAGGAGAATGGACTGGTATCGGCCGCGAATTCGTGTCCGAGAAGCGATGGCGCCGGAGCCGTGCTCATCATGTCCAAGGACAAAGCAAAAGAGTTGGGCTACAAGCCAATGTGTACCTTCCGGCATGCCGTGGCAATTGGTGTTGACCCCACCGTCATGGGCATCGGCCCGGTGCCGTCCACCCAGAAAATACTGAAGCGGACCGGCATGAGCATAACCGATTTCGACATCATCGAAATCAATGAGGCATTTGCCTGCCAGGTGGTCTACAGCATGCGCGAACTGGGCATGGGACCGAAGGAAGCCGAGAAGCTGAACCCCAAGGGCGGAGCTATTGCCATTGGCCACCCGCTGGGAATGACCGGCTCCAGGCAGACAGCCGTAATCGCCCACGAAATGGTGCGCCGTGACCTCGAGTGGGGTCTGGCTACCCTGTGCGTCGGTGGTGGGCAGGGAATGGCAACCATTTTCCAGCGCGAGAATTACAGCTAG